The sequence ATAGGCTGGAGCCGTGGAGAGGATCCTGGTCAGCGCCTGCCTGATGGGGCGGAAGGTCCGTTACGACGGAGCCGCCAAGACGAGCGGTGACGCGCTGCTGGCCACCTGGCGGGAGGAGGGACGGCTGGTCCCGTTCTGCCCGGAGGTCGAGGGCGGGCTGCCCGTCCCCCGCCCGGCCGCCGAGATCGAGGGCGGCGCCGGGGGCGCGGCGGTGCTCGCGGGGGCCGCCCGGGTGCTGGCCACCGACGGGAGCGACGTCACGCGGGAGTTCCTGGCCGGAGCCCACGCGGCCCTGGCCGCCGCCCGTTCCTGCGGTGCCAGGGTGGCGATCCTGAAGGAGGGCAGCCCCTCCTGCGGCAGCCTGGCCGTCTACGACGGCACCTTCCGCGGCCGCCGCCTGCCCGGCAGCGGCGTCACCACCGCCCTGCTCGAACTGCACGGCATCGCGGTGTTCGCCGAGGACCGCGTCGCCGACGCCGGAGTACGGCTGCGCGAGCTGGAGGAGGCTTAGGGCCTGTCCCGCGTTCCCGATGGCCGGTGGACGGACAGCCGGCGTCGACGTACCGGGTGCCGAGGTCGGTGAGCGCGCCGACGGCGTGGTGGCGCCCCTCCTCGCCCGGCAGGGACCTGACGATGCCCGCGTCGGCCCTTGAGCCGCCGGCCCACCCGGCCCTGTGCGCGAACGTGACCTGCGCCTGCCCGTCGCGGGGCCGTACGTCCCGGCCGAACTAGTACTCCCAGGTGTCGGTCCGCTTCTCCGCGCCGATGCAGAAGACCGCCGAGCCGTGCTCGTCCCGGACCAGGTCCACCCGGATCCAGCCGAGGGCCCGGGACACCTTCGCCTCGAAACCCGCGTTGGGCGCGGCGGCGACCAGGCGGCAGGCGCCGCTCTCGACAGCGAACGAGACCGAGCCACCCTTGACGTTCACGACCCGGACGTTGTCGTCGGAAACCGCCGCGGCGGAGGGGCCGGGCATGGCGGCCGGTCCGGTCGGCGCGGGCGCGGGCGCGGGCGCGGGAACGGTCGTGAACGGCCGCGGTTCGGCGGTCGCCGGGTCCTTCGAGCGCACCGGAATGTGGACGGGCTGCCGCGGGGCGCGTGTGGCCCTGGGCCGGGAGCTGTTCCGCACGGGCTCGGACGGGGTGACGCGGGAGGTGGGGGCGGACCTGTCCGGGGTCGCCGAGACGGTGGGCGTGCCGACGACGGGCACCGGCCCGGTGGGCGCCCCCGAGGGGAGCGGCGCGGCCCCCGTCCGGCTGATCGCGGCGTTGATCGGCTCGATCCTCGCGTCGTCGAAGACCTCTCTGTGCAGCACGTCGCTGACGCCGAACCAGGCGACCGAGATCGCCAGCACCGTGGCTCCACACCACACCGCTATGAAACCGAGCGTTTGCCGCATGCGGTGAATTATTACCTCACATGTCTCTTTGTTCACTACGGTTACGTCGCATGGCGACGGTTCTGGTGGTGGAAGACGACGACTACGTACGTTCCGCGATCATCCAGGAACTGAGCAGGCGCCAGCACGTCGTGCGCAGCGCGGGACGTGCCCTCGACGCGTTGCGGGAGATCGCCCAGAACCCCCCGGACGCGGTGATCCTCGATCTCGGCCTGCCCGACCTGGACGGGTCCGAGGTCCTGAAGATGGTCCGCAGCATCTCCAGCGTCCCGGTCATCGTGGCCACGGCCCGGGACAACGAGGCCGAGATCGTCCGCCTGCTGGAGGCCGGCGCGGACGACTACCTGGTCAAGCCGTTCTCCGGCGACCACCTGAACGCCCGGCTGGACGCCGTGCTGCGCCGGGCCCGGGCCGCACCCCCGCCCTCGGTGCTGCGCATCGGCGGGCTCACGGTGGATCTCAACCGGCGGGAGGCCGCCGTGGACGGCGTGCCGCTCACGCTGACCCGGCGGGAGTTCGACCTGCTGGCCTACCTCGCCGCCCGCGCCGAGCGGGTCGTCTCCCGCAAGGAGCTGCTTACCGAGGTCTGGCAGCAGTCCTACGGCGACGACCAGACCATCGACGTCCACCTGTCGTGGCTGCGGCGCAAGCTCGGCGAGAGCGCCTCCGCCCCCCGTTACCTGCACACCGTGCGCGGCGTCGGCGTCATGTTGATCACTCCCCTGTGAGGCGGACCCTGGCCCTGCTCGCCGTCGCCGGGGCCTCGATGATCGCCCTTGCCTTCCTGATCCCGCTCGGGCTCATCGTCAAGGAGATCGCCCACGGCCGGGCCATGGCCGAAGCCGAGCGGCAGGCGTCGGCACTGGTCCCGGTGCTGGCCATCACCGTGGATCCGGCCCGCCTGACCCACGCGCTGGTCAGCACCGGGGCGGGAGACCGGATCGCGGTCCACCTCCCGGACGGCGGCTCGGTGGGCACCGTACGGGCGCCCGGCGAGAGCGTGGCCACGGCCTCCCGGCTGAGCCGGGCCGTGACCGGGAGGACCGAGACCGGCTACCTCCTGCTCCGCCCGGTCGTCCTGGACGGCGGGCGGACGGTGGTCATCGAGATCTTCGTACCCGCCCAGGACCTCACCCGGGGCGTCACCAAATCATGGGCGGTGCTCACCGGGGTCGCGGTGGTGCTCGTCGCCGGCTCGGTGCTGGTCGCCGACCGGCTGGGGATGCGGGTGGTGCGCTCGACCCAGCGCCTGGGCCGGGCCGCCGGCGCCCTGGGCGCCGGAGACCTCAGCGTCCGCATCGAGCCCGAGGGGCCACCCGAGCTGGTCTCCGCCGGAGAGGCGTTCAACACCATGGCCGACAGGGTCGTCCAGCTCCTCGCCGCCGAGCGGGAGATGGCCGCCGACCTGTCCCACCGGCTGCGGACCCCGCTCACCGCACTCCGGCTCAGCCTGGACAACCTGGGCCCGGAGGCCGAGCAGAGCCGCCAGGCCCTGGCCCGCCTGGAGTCCGAGGTGGACCAGATCATCGCGGCCGCCCGCCAGCCCTCCCGCGCCCCGAAGTCCGTCTCCTGCGACGCCGCACACGTGCTGCGCGAGCGGCTGGCCTTCTGGTCCGCCCTGGCCGAGGACCAGCGGCGCCCGTGCGAGCTGGTCGGCGCGTCGGATCCGGTCCCGGTCCCGGTCGCGGCCACCGAGCTCAGCGCCGTGGTGGACGCGCTGCTCGGCAACGTCTTCCGGCAC comes from Streptosporangium roseum DSM 43021 and encodes:
- a CDS encoding DUF523 domain-containing protein; this encodes MERILVSACLMGRKVRYDGAAKTSGDALLATWREEGRLVPFCPEVEGGLPVPRPAAEIEGGAGGAAVLAGAARVLATDGSDVTREFLAGAHAALAAARSCGARVAILKEGSPSCGSLAVYDGTFRGRRLPGSGVTTALLELHGIAVFAEDRVADAGVRLRELEEA
- a CDS encoding response regulator transcription factor; translation: MATVLVVEDDDYVRSAIIQELSRRQHVVRSAGRALDALREIAQNPPDAVILDLGLPDLDGSEVLKMVRSISSVPVIVATARDNEAEIVRLLEAGADDYLVKPFSGDHLNARLDAVLRRARAAPPPSVLRIGGLTVDLNRREAAVDGVPLTLTRREFDLLAYLAARAERVVSRKELLTEVWQQSYGDDQTIDVHLSWLRRKLGESASAPRYLHTVRGVGVMLITPL
- a CDS encoding sensor histidine kinase — encoded protein: MRRTLALLAVAGASMIALAFLIPLGLIVKEIAHGRAMAEAERQASALVPVLAITVDPARLTHALVSTGAGDRIAVHLPDGGSVGTVRAPGESVATASRLSRAVTGRTETGYLLLRPVVLDGGRTVVIEIFVPAQDLTRGVTKSWAVLTGVAVVLVAGSVLVADRLGMRVVRSTQRLGRAAGALGAGDLSVRIEPEGPPELVSAGEAFNTMADRVVQLLAAEREMAADLSHRLRTPLTALRLSLDNLGPEAEQSRQALARLESEVDQIIAAARQPSRAPKSVSCDAAHVLRERLAFWSALAEDQRRPCELVGASDPVPVPVAATELSAVVDALLGNVFRHTPEGTAFTVTLHQGSGTVGLLIADAGPGIPDPETALRRGASGSGSTGLGLDIARQLAESSGGTLRIDSSSLGGASVQLWFRTDQRERTPRGTRRLVGKGWPRRGAAR